The Malus domestica chromosome 06, GDT2T_hap1 genome has a segment encoding these proteins:
- the LOC103420289 gene encoding cytochrome P450 CYP749A22-like isoform X1, whose protein sequence is MSSLGGIVVILSSFLCVFHVFVLIKIVHKLWWTPTRIQKMMKAQGIKGPPYRLIHGNTKEISDMKKEVMRRPKNLSHDIFSVVVPHIHSWSQIYGKNYLQWHGSLAQLVITEPELCKEIMSNKDKAYPKRDPTTFVKKLLGDGLVTTTESEKWGKLRKLATHAFHGECLKIMFPDMVASAETMLERWRNNEEKEIEMFEEFRLFTSEVISRTAFGSSYLEGQNIFEMLMKLAFLVSKNALTVGIPGISKFFKTSDEIEADKLVKGVYASIMDIANKRQKTVISGEEASFGSDFFGLLLKAHHDASDDQRISVDDLVDECKTFYFAGQETTNTSLGWTVFLLALHTNWQDEARKEVIELFGKQAPNLDGIAKMKTMSMILNESLRLYPPVASFGRKVEREVRLGNVTVPANVELIVSNLSFHHDPRIWGEDTQLFKPERFAEGIAKATNNNIGVFVPFGIGPRSCVGLNFAINEAKIVLSMILQRYSFTLSPGYVHLPTQYVTVRPQHGVQVMSTCPFIM, encoded by the exons ATGAGTTCTTTGGGAGGCATAGTAGTTATTCTTTCAAGCTTTCTGTGTGTATTTCATGTCTTTGTTCTCATCAAGATTGTACACAAACTATGGTGGACTCCGACACGCATACAGAAGATGATGAAAGCGCAGGGGATCAAAGGCCCTCCTTACAGACTTATCCATGGAAACACCAAAGAAATCTCCGACATGAAAAAGGAAGTCATGCGCAGACCCAAGAATTTATCGCACGACATATTTTCTGTAGTTGTACCTCACATACACTCCTGGTCACAGATATATG GGAAGAATTATCTTCAGTGGCATGGTTCTCTTGCTCAATTGGTCATTACGGAACCTGAGTTATGCAAAGAGATAATGAGTAACAAAGATAAAGCTTATCCGAAAAGAGATCCCACTACCTTTGTGAAGAAGCTATTAGGAGACGGCCTTGTGACAACAACCGAATCTGAAAAATGGGGAAAATTGCGAAAGCTTGCTACCCATGCCTTCCATGGAGAATgcttaaaa ATTATGTTTCCAGATATGGTAGCTAGTGCTGAGACTATGCTTGAAAGGTGGAgaaataatgaagaaaaagaaattgagaTGTTTGAAGAGTTCAGGTTGTTCACTTCAGAAGTGATTTCGAGAACAGCATTTGGCAGCAGCTATTTAGAAGGACAGAACATTTTTGAGATGTTGATGAAGTTAGCCTTCCTAGTTTCTAAAAACGCCCTCACAGTCGGGATTCCTGGCATCAG TAAATTTTTCAAAACTAGTGATGAGATCGAAGCAGACAAACTTGTAAAAGGTGTATATGCCTCCATAATGGATATCGCTAATAAAAGACAAAAGACGGTAATAAGTGGAGAAGAAGCCAGCTTTGGGAGTGATTTTTTTGGATTACTTTTGAAGGCTCATCATGATGCCAGTGACGACCAGAGGATTTCGGTGGATGATTTGGTTGACGAGTGCaagactttttattttgctgGACAAGAAACCACAAATACTTCGCTTGGTTGGACCGTCTTTCTTCTAGCACTCCATACGAATTGGCAAGATGAAGCAAGAAAGGAGGTCATAGAATTATTCGGCAAACAAGCTCCAAATCTCGATGGCATCGCCAAAATGAAAACA ATGAGTATGATCTTGAATGAATCTCTACGCTTATATCCCCCTGTTGCTAGTTTTGGAAGGAAAGTTGAAAGGGAAGTTAGACTGGGAAATGTTACTGTTCCTGCTAATGTTGAATTAATTGTCTCAAATCTATCATTTCACCATGATCCTCGAATCTGGGGAGAGGACACACAACTTTTCAAACCAGAGAGATTTGCGGAAGGGATTGCTAAAGCAACGAACAATAATATAGGTGTATTTGTGCCGTTTGGAATAGGACCTCGAAGTTGTGTGGGCTTAAACTTTGCAATCAATGAAGCAAAGATTGTTCTGTCAATGATTCTACAACGCTACTCCTTCACTTTATCCCCAGGTTATGTTCACTTGCCCACTCAGTATGTGACAGTTCGTCCACAACACGGAGTTCAG GTTATGTCCACTTGCCCATTCATTATGTGA
- the LOC103420289 gene encoding cytochrome P450 CYP749A22-like isoform X2: MSSLGGIVVILSSFLCVFHVFVLIKIVHKLWWTPTRIQKMMKAQGIKGPPYRLIHGNTKEISDMKKEVMRRPKNLSHDIFSVVVPHIHSWSQIYGKNYLQWHGSLAQLVITEPELCKEIMSNKDKAYPKRDPTTFVKKLLGDGLVTTTESEKWGKLRKLATHAFHGECLKIMFPDMVASAETMLERWRNNEEKEIEMFEEFRLFTSEVISRTAFGSSYLEGQNIFEMLMKLAFLVSKNALTVGIPGISKFFKTSDEIEADKLVKGVYASIMDIANKRQKTVISGEEASFGSDFFGLLLKAHHDASDDQRISVDDLVDECKTFYFAGQETTNTSLGWTVFLLALHTNWQDEARKEVIELFGKQAPNLDGIAKMKTMSMILNESLRLYPPVASFGRKVEREVRLGNVTVPANVELIVSNLSFHHDPRIWGEDTQLFKPERFAEGIAKATNNNIGVFVPFGIGPRSCVGLNFAINEAKIVLSMILQRYSFTLSPGYVHLPTQYVTVRPQHGVQVMLHSL; the protein is encoded by the exons ATGAGTTCTTTGGGAGGCATAGTAGTTATTCTTTCAAGCTTTCTGTGTGTATTTCATGTCTTTGTTCTCATCAAGATTGTACACAAACTATGGTGGACTCCGACACGCATACAGAAGATGATGAAAGCGCAGGGGATCAAAGGCCCTCCTTACAGACTTATCCATGGAAACACCAAAGAAATCTCCGACATGAAAAAGGAAGTCATGCGCAGACCCAAGAATTTATCGCACGACATATTTTCTGTAGTTGTACCTCACATACACTCCTGGTCACAGATATATG GGAAGAATTATCTTCAGTGGCATGGTTCTCTTGCTCAATTGGTCATTACGGAACCTGAGTTATGCAAAGAGATAATGAGTAACAAAGATAAAGCTTATCCGAAAAGAGATCCCACTACCTTTGTGAAGAAGCTATTAGGAGACGGCCTTGTGACAACAACCGAATCTGAAAAATGGGGAAAATTGCGAAAGCTTGCTACCCATGCCTTCCATGGAGAATgcttaaaa ATTATGTTTCCAGATATGGTAGCTAGTGCTGAGACTATGCTTGAAAGGTGGAgaaataatgaagaaaaagaaattgagaTGTTTGAAGAGTTCAGGTTGTTCACTTCAGAAGTGATTTCGAGAACAGCATTTGGCAGCAGCTATTTAGAAGGACAGAACATTTTTGAGATGTTGATGAAGTTAGCCTTCCTAGTTTCTAAAAACGCCCTCACAGTCGGGATTCCTGGCATCAG TAAATTTTTCAAAACTAGTGATGAGATCGAAGCAGACAAACTTGTAAAAGGTGTATATGCCTCCATAATGGATATCGCTAATAAAAGACAAAAGACGGTAATAAGTGGAGAAGAAGCCAGCTTTGGGAGTGATTTTTTTGGATTACTTTTGAAGGCTCATCATGATGCCAGTGACGACCAGAGGATTTCGGTGGATGATTTGGTTGACGAGTGCaagactttttattttgctgGACAAGAAACCACAAATACTTCGCTTGGTTGGACCGTCTTTCTTCTAGCACTCCATACGAATTGGCAAGATGAAGCAAGAAAGGAGGTCATAGAATTATTCGGCAAACAAGCTCCAAATCTCGATGGCATCGCCAAAATGAAAACA ATGAGTATGATCTTGAATGAATCTCTACGCTTATATCCCCCTGTTGCTAGTTTTGGAAGGAAAGTTGAAAGGGAAGTTAGACTGGGAAATGTTACTGTTCCTGCTAATGTTGAATTAATTGTCTCAAATCTATCATTTCACCATGATCCTCGAATCTGGGGAGAGGACACACAACTTTTCAAACCAGAGAGATTTGCGGAAGGGATTGCTAAAGCAACGAACAATAATATAGGTGTATTTGTGCCGTTTGGAATAGGACCTCGAAGTTGTGTGGGCTTAAACTTTGCAATCAATGAAGCAAAGATTGTTCTGTCAATGATTCTACAACGCTACTCCTTCACTTTATCCCCAGGTTATGTTCACTTGCCCACTCAGTATGTGACAGTTCGTCCACAACACGGAGTTCAGGTAATGCTTCACTCACTTTGA
- the LOC103428266 gene encoding cytochrome P450 CYP749A22-like, whose protein sequence is MSSLGGIVAILSSLLCVFLVFVLIKILHKLWWTPTRIQKMMKAQGIKGPPYRLIHGNTKEISDMKKEVMRRPKNLSHDIVSVVVPHIHSWSQIYGKNYLQWHGSLAQLVITEEPELCKVILSNKDKSYPKREPTTLEKKLLGDGLVTTPEAEKWGKLRKLATHAFNGECLKSMFPDMVASAETMLERWRNYEEKEIEVFEEFRLFTSEVISRTAFGSSYLEGQKIFEMLMKLAFLVSKNALTVRIPGISKVFKTSDEIEAEKLEKGVYASIMDIAKKREKTATSGDEDSFGSDFLGLLLKARHDANDDQRISVDDLVDECKTFYFAGQETTNTLLGWTVFLLALHTNWQEEARKEVIELFGKQTPNLDGITKLKTMSMIFNESLRLYPPVAGFARKVEREVRLGNVIVPANVVLFISKLSFHHDPRIWGQDAQLFKPERFAEGVAKATNNNIGAFVPFGIGPRSCVGLNFAINEAKIALSMILQRYSFTLSPGYVHLPIQYVTVRPQHGVQVMLHPL, encoded by the exons ATGAGTTCTTTGGGAGGCATAGTAGCCATTCTTTCAAGCCTTCTGTGTGTATTTCTTGTCTTTGTTCTCATCAAGATCCTACACAAACTATGGTGGACTCCGACTCGGATACAAAAAATGATGAAAGCGCAGGGGATCAAAGGTCCTCCTTACAGACTTATCCATGGAAACACCAAAGAAATCTCCGACATGAAAAAGGAAGTCATGCGCAGGCCCAAGAATTTATCTCACGACATAGTTTCTGTAGTTGTACCTCACATACACTCTTGGTCACAGATATATG GGAAGAATTATCTTCAGTGGCATGGTTCTCTTGCACAGTTGGTCATTACGGAGGAACCTGAGTTATGCAAAGTGATATTGAGTAACAAAGATAAATCTTATCCGAAAAGAGAGCCCACCACCCTTGAGAAGAAGCTATTAGGAGATGGTCTTGTGACAACACCTGAAGCTGAAAAATGGGGAAAATTGAGAAAGCTTGCTACCCATGCCTTCAATGGAGAATgtttaaaa AGTATGTTTCCGGATATGGTAGCTAGTGCTGAGACGATGCTTGAAAGGTGGAGAaattatgaagaaaaagaaattgagGTGTTTGAAGAGTTCAGGTTGTTCACTTCAGAAGTGATTTCGAGAACAGCATTTGGCAGCAGCTATTTAGAAGGACAGAAAATTTTTGAGATGTTGATGAAGTTAGCCTTCCTAGTTTCTAAAAACGCCCTCACAGTCAGGATTCCTGGCATCAG TAAAGTTTTCAAAACCAGTGATGAGATCGAAGCAGAAAAACTTGAGAAAGGTGTATATGCCTCCATAATGGATATCgctaagaaaagagaaaagacggCAACGAGTGGAGATGAGGACAGCTTCGGGAGTGATTTTCTTGGATTACTTTTGAAGGCTCGTCATGATGCCAATGACGACCAGAGGATTTCGGTGGATGATTTGGTTGACGAGTGCAAGACTTTTTACTTTGCTGGACAAGAAACCACCAATACTTTGCTTGGTTGGACCGTCTTTCTTCTAGCACTCCATACGAATTGGCAAGAGGAAGCAAGAAAGGAGGTCATAGAATTATTTGGGAAACAAACTCCAAATCTCGATGGCATTACCAAACTGAAAACA ATGAGTATGATCTTCAATGAGTCTCTAAGGTTATATCCCCCTGTTGCTGGTTTTGCAAGGAAAGTTGAAAGGGAAGTTAGACTGGGAAATGTCATTGTTCCTGCTAATGTTGTATTATTTATCTCAAAACTATCATTTCACCACGATCCTCGAATCTGGGGACAGGACGCACAACTTTTCAAACCAGAGAGATTTGCTGAAGGGGTTGCTAAAGCAACTAACAATAACATAGGTGCATTTGTGCCGTTTGGAATAGGACCTCGAAGTTGTGTGGGCTTAAACTTTGCAATCAATGAAGCAAAGATTGCTCTGTCAATGATTCTACAACGCTACTCCTTCACTCTATCCCCAGGTTATGTTCACTTGCCCATTCAGTATGTGACGGTTCGTCCACAACACGGAGTTCAGGTAATGCTTCACCCACTTTGA
- the LOC108170428 gene encoding beta-glucosidase 13-like — protein MARGLIAICLITLLACSSVEGRGLELAHLNGAEHQSVGDHVHGVVENVTVGGFNLQLNLSNPKLVEELKIKRSDFPSDFMFGAATSAAQSEGSAKEGGRGPSGWDHRMETLQGLHNLNK, from the exons ATGGCTCGTGGTCTCATTGCCATTTGTCTCATCACTTTGCTAGCCTGTTCATCTGTGGAAGGTCGAGGCCTAG AACTAGCACATTTAAATGGAGCTGAACATCAGTCCGTGGGGGATCATGTTCACGGAGTTGTAGAAAATGTGACAGTGGGTGGATTCAACCTTCAGTTAAATTTAAGCAACCCTAAACTTGTTGAAGAACTGAAAATTAAACGATCAGACTTTCCATCCGATTTTATGTTTGGAGCCGCCACTTCTGCTGCACAG AGCGAAGGGTCAGCCAAAGAAGGAGGGAGAGGACCAAGTGGTTGGGATCATCGCATGGAAACACTCCAAGGTTTACATAACCTTAACAAGTGA
- the LOC139196911 gene encoding uncharacterized protein, translated as MAKDNPFGSKDTSSSTSTPTNMIHGEINPNQRLCSVLLNKFNYLPWSRTVSLALGGRSKLRYVNGTIKPPESTSLSFDAWHSNDQLVMSWILNLMEPKLSKLFSYSGISHILWEDVKEMYGSQNNVARVFELKKSLAGLKQGDQSFIQHLGSMKSMWNELDLYRPHTTESAVLLKRADEDKVFQLLASSRAEYEDLLSHLLMTPELPSFISVCHAIQREETQRKVMHIEPKSSSEARVFTSNHKIFGERVFNGKKADWKCTYCNTKGPLRGKMLDLTS; from the coding sequence ATGGCAAAAGACAATCCATTCGGTTCTAAGGATACAAGTTCCTCAACCTCAACACCAACCAACATGATACATGGTGAGATCAATCCAAACCAACGACTGTGCTCAGTATTGTTGAACAAGTTCAATTATTTGCCTTGGTCACGAACCGTCTCTCTTGCCCTAGGAGGAAGATCGAAGCTAAGGTACGTAAATGGAACCATCAAGCCTCCAGAATCCACCTCACTTTCTTTTGATGCATGGCATTCAAATGATCAGCTCGTAATGTCTTGGATTCTCAACTTGATGGAGCCCAAGTTGTCGAAGCTCTTCAGCTATTCAGGAATTTCACACATACTCTGGGAAGATGTCAAGGAAATGTATGGCAGCCAGAACAATGTTGCCCGTGTATTTGAACTAAAGAAGAGTCTTGCTGGCTTAAAGCAAGGTGACCAATCCTTCATTCAGCACCTTGGAAGCATGAAATCTATGTGGAATGAGCTTGATCTATACCGTCCACACACAACCGAATCCGCTGTGCTCTTGAAGAGGGCTGATGAAGATAAAGTGTTTCAACTGTTGGCAAGCTCGAGAGCTGAGTATGAAGATCTTCTTAGTCATTTACTAATGACTCCAGAATTACCATCATTCATCAGCGTGTGTCATGCAATTCAAAGGGAAGAAACTCAAAGAAAGGTAATGCATATTGAGCCCAAGTCTAGCTCTGAGGCTAGGGTTTTCACTAGCAACCACAAAATCTTTGGTGAAAGAGTTTTTAATGGGAAGAAGGCTGATTGGAAGTGCACATATTGCAACACTAAGGGGCCCCTACGGGGAAAAATGTTGGATCTTACATCCTGA
- the LOC139196912 gene encoding uncharacterized mitochondrial protein AtMg00810-like: MAISSNGLFLNQRKYVVDILDEAHMLECKPTRTPLVSKLQLDAKGEPFSNPGFYQRMVGKLIYLTITRPDIAYSMSLVSQFMHSSTLVHWEIVKRILRYLKGSMGKGILMKKNGSTHIMPYIDDDWAGNALDRKSTTGFCTFVGGNLVT, encoded by the coding sequence ATGGCCATTTCTTCCAATGGGTTATTCTTAAATCAAAGAAAGTATGTAGTTGATATTCTTGATGAAGCACACATGCTTGAGTGTAAACCTACTCGCACTCCCCTTGTTAGCAAACTTCAGTTGGATGCCAAAGGTGAGCCTTTCTCTAATCCTGGTTTTTATCAGCGCATGGTTGGAAAACTTATTTACCTCACGATTACTCGACCTGACATTGCTTACTCAATGAGCCTTGTCAGCCAGTTTATGCACTCTTCTACATTGGTTCATTGGGAGATTGTCAAGAGAATACTTAGATATCTCAAGGGTTCGATGGGTAAAGGCATACTCATGAAGAAAAATGGGTCCACTCACATCATGCCCTACATTGATGATGATTGGGCTGGTAATGCCCTTGATCGAAAGTCCACCACAGGTTTTTGTACTTTTGTTGGAGGTAATCTGGTCACCTAG